The following proteins are co-located in the Calliphora vicina chromosome 2, idCalVici1.1, whole genome shotgun sequence genome:
- the LOC135950665 gene encoding uncharacterized protein LOC135950665 yields MVNIIASITSSSTENTSENDSEYYPLNETQKRQLELVKTFYPSFESQGLGRTSLIKHRIDVGNAKPVKQRYYPVSPAVEKLMNAEIERMLNLGVIEESTSA; encoded by the coding sequence ATGGTTAACATTATTGCAAGTATTACGTCTAGTTCTACAGAAAACACAAGTGAAAACGATTCCGAATACTATCCACTAAATGAGACACAAAAACGGCAATTAGAGTTAGTAAAAACCTTTTATCCTAGTTTCGAGAGTCAAGGCTTAGGCAGAACTAGTCTAATTAAACACAGAATAGACGTTGGTAATGCCAAACCAGTGAAACAAAGGTATTATCCGGTCTCACCCGCCGTCGAAAAATTAATGAATGCTGAAATAGAACGAATGTTGAATTTAGGAGTGATTGAGGAAAGTACTAGTGCTTGA